In Felis catus isolate Fca126 chromosome A2, F.catus_Fca126_mat1.0, whole genome shotgun sequence, the following proteins share a genomic window:
- the DUS4L gene encoding tRNA-dihydrouridine(20a/20b) synthase [NAD(P)+]-like, which translates to MKSDCIRNTICQERKKDPIEMFHSGQLVKVCAPMVRYSKLAFRTLVRRYSCDLCYTPMIVAADFVKSIKARDSEFTTNQGDCPLIVQFAANDARLLSDAARIVCPYANGIDINCGCPQRWAMAEGYGACLINKPEVVRDMVKQVRNQVENPRFSVSIKIRIHDDLTRTVDLCRKAEATGVSWITVHGRTVEERHQPVHYEAIKIIKENMSIPVIANGDIRSLKEAENVWHITGTDGVMVARGLLANPAMFAGYEETPLKCIWDWVDIALELGTPYMCFHQHLMYMMEKITSRQEKRVFNALSSTSAVLDYLTDHYGI; encoded by the exons ATGAAGAGTGACTGCATACGAAACACAAtatgtcaagaaagaaaaaaagatccaatAGAAATGTTTCATTCTGGGCAGCTGGTGAAAGTCTGTGCTCCAATGGTTCGGTATTCAAA GTTGGCTTTTAGAACACTAGTAAGAAGATACAGTTGTGATCTGTGTTATACACCAATGATAGTTGCTGCTGATTTTGTCAAATCTATAAAAGCCAGAGACAGCGAATTTACTACAAACCAAG GTGATTGCCCATTGATTGTTCAGTTTGCTGCTAATGATGCAAGACTTTTATCTGATGCTGCTCGTATAGTCTGCCCTTACGCGAATGGAATAGACATTAACTGTGGTTGCCCTCAGAG GTGGGCAATGGCAGAAGGTTATGGAGCTTGCTTAATAAACAAGCCAGAGGTTGTTCGAGATATGGTGAAACAAGTGAGAAATCAAGTGGAAAATCCCAGATTTTCAGTATCTATTAAAATAAG gATCCATGATGACCTTACAAGAACTGTAGATCTTTGTCGAAAGGCTGAGGCAACAGGAGTTTCTTGGATTACAGTCCATGGAAGAACTGTTGAAGAAAGACATCAGCCAGTTCACTATGAGGccattaaaataattaaggaaaatatgTCTATACCTGTAATTGCTAATGGAGATATCAGAAGcttaaaagaagcagaaaatgtgTGGCATATTACTGGGACAGATG GTGTGATGGTTGCAAGAGGACTCTTAGCAAACCCGGCCATGTTTGCTGGATATGAAGAAACCCCACTGAAATGCATCTGGGACTGGGTTGACATTGCTCTTGAACTTGGAACTCCTTATATGTGTTTCCATCAACATTTAATGTACATGATGGAAAAGATAACCTCAAGGCAGGAAAAAAGAGTATTTAACGCTTTGTCAAGCACATCAGCAGTCTTAGATTACCTTACAGACCATTACGGGATTTGA